ATGGTcagactgacaaaaaaaaaactgctggaGAAATGTAGTTGTTAAAgtgttcagagagagagagagagagaagggggggaagggagggggttgttatatgtgtattttgaatcaaggaaacaaaaaacaaaaaaaaaacactgaaagtcCAGCTGCAGACACAGCACATGCATTATTTATGTGAGGCACTTTCTTGTGATTCACTGATGACAAATCCAAAAGGCAGAGTTGAGTCTGTTGTCCATGTCGGTGCGGATGGTGTCTGGGATCTGTATCCTTTTTCTGCTTCATTGTTCTCTTACACGCTTAGTGTTTTGGTAACATTACTGAAGATTGCGCCATTGactgtaacaaaacaaagaaaataattacagaTATACAGCAACACGAACTACATTTAGATAGTGTAAGTCATCCAGCATTTGTTTCAGAGTACTCTGGGggtcaaaattaaaaatatgtctttaaaaTACTTGATTAAAAGAACTGTCATCCTAccaaaatcttaaaaaaaaaaaaaaagaataaataatgataagTTTTAATGTTGACACTTTTTCATTGTGAGCACTCCTAATGACATTAATTGTGTGCGAggtagaaaaacagaaatcGAACTATTTACATTCCTGTGACCTCAATGTACTTCAAgtatattaaaaacaattattgcAAATGGATTCAAAGGGTGTACCCAGTGTTACAGCACTATTAGTCACTTAACACTATACATCCTTATCTAACATGTAGCTGCATTGTCATTTTATAAGGTGCAACACAGTACAATGACAGTTTTTTATACTTGCTGCGTGCTTCTGAGGAACTTGGATCACGCTCATAATCACAATATAAACAGCTAGTGTTTAGAGAGCGGTCATGCTTGGGATGGTTTGAAGTTTAAGAGGTTTAGGAGGTGGTGCAGTGAAACGGAAGACATGATAAATTAGATCTCAGTCTAAGATACCCAGCTAcccagacagtaaacagaccCTCTTTCACTACTTCCACAGGACTGCTGAATGGAAATGAATCATAAACCTGACAACTTACTTTCAAGGTCTTTATTGTCTGAGCCCAGTCCATCTGACTAATCTGGGGTATTGCAGTTAGCAGGATACTGCTAGCTTTGTTGGCATTCTCCTTCATGGTCTTCATTACGTTGTCAACACAGACCTAAGGGCAGAAAAACAGCCGTTGAGTGAGGAAAATCATTCACAGCAATGCAAATTTCACTTCCTTCAAAGTGTTACAGTCACTTTGTATTTCCGAAGAATCTTTCAGTAAACGTGTGGTGGCAATGCAGGATGTGAAGGAAGATACTCTTCTGTAAAATAAGAGCTGATGTTGTGATAAGAATGAGAGACATatgaaaaacatatgaaaacattttaaaggagatcagagggaaaaaagagaaaaccttCAGCAGTGAAGCAGTTTTAAGGGTTTTTATGTGAATAGCATAAGGGCATGGCTGCATGAAAGTGTTTACTCAACACTGATATTTAGTTTATCAAGATATGACACGAGGTATGATCCTTGTTCCACTTTTACCTTTTCCTCATGTGAAGAATAACTTcaattttgttcatttttaattacaatACTTGGTCTCATAACTTGGACAACAGAATTTTATACAACAGTGACACCACACTGACAGTCACTTAATTATAATATTGAATTATCACCTTTTCCTGCATTATATTTTGTCTTAAagagcacaaaaacacattgtacTGCACAGATGTCAGGCTGCAGCtcagatttgaaaaattaaagTTACTTTTAATCTCGTACGTTTACTCAAATCGCTGTCACCGTACGACCAGTGAGACGGCCACATAAACATTCGTCAATATGAGCAACAATTCATATCTGCGCAGATGTGAGGAGCAGTATATTGTTTTTTCTAGCAGCCAGCTGTACCCTGTAAAACAGTGATTCATTATGGGATATTAACGAGGCATGCCTTGTCTATGACACTAATGATCACCGCATTATACACATGACTAACACTGTAAGAAGAGgagaaagcaaaaacaaagcagagtaataaaatcaaatgcaGTAACTAATGCGTCAGTCACATGTGtcaagataataaaatatatgtttatcCCCATGGAATTGCGTGATAATCTTTAAACGATTAGACTGACAACATTGCTTCCGTGTTGTGCTGGTGTTTACCTCCTGTAACCTTCATTAACCCTTGGgtgctttgttttcatgtcacaTTCAATGActggtttcatgtttttgtggtGTTTGCCAGGATGAAGACAGTGAAGCTGATGACTCAGTGTGACTCAACCTCCTCTGGCAGGGCTTGCACCGGAGGCTGGCAGGCGAGCtgagtgagggggggggggggctttgtGGGGTGAACAAGGGAGGGAGGCCAGGAGGTAGTATGAAGCTGGGAGGGAGcggagggagtgtgtgtggggggggcgGAAGGATGTGGCGAGTGTTCTGCAACAGGAGGGGGAAGAGGTCAGCTGCAGGAACTCGGAAGTGGAGTTGTGAGTTGGGCTGGATTAGTGACAAATAAGCCAAAACTCACCCACACACAGTATATCAAACTGCATTATCCagcgtgtgtgagagacagtAGGTCACTCGGAAGTCATGAGAGCACGAACACTCTGTGGTTAGTCTGCGTACGGAGCACAGATGGCAAAAACCTCTGTGCAGAACCCAACATACTAATAAAATACATACTAAAAGTGAACAatgtaattatataaatatatatagcttttttttcccctttttttttttttttaacaaatgcaATCTTTTAGAAATATGCCAACTTTAAAACACTGCAGAAAGTTCAAAATAGTATTTGAAGCCTTTTAAGCCAAAGACTTTTTAATAATAGACTATTTTGTTCCCTCCATCAATAACACCCATCTGCAATAAAGCTCAGAAGAAGAAGGTGAGAAAATTTGACTTTGGACAGGATTGCCTTTAAAGTGACAAAAGTGAATattaccaaaaataaaataaaattgtttttttgtgtgttatcCTGAACATAAATTAAGGttactatttatatttttttttaatgctgtaaaaGCATATAGTAAGTATAGAATATACatgttgttagtttttttaATGACACAATAATAAGCAGTTTTCCTAATctgcaaatacaaataactAAATGTACCCAAACAATTCTACAACTCTGAATCTATTGAttatataaacacagtacaaatcAAAGGTCACACTGGACACACTGGACAcactttcacattcacattcacttgaatgtgaaagtgtgtccagactttCGACTTAATCAATAGATTAGATAGATTAGAGGTTATTAGAGGTTATTAAAGTTATAGAAAGGGAAAAGTTAGAGATGGGAAAGTGGACTTTATGCACCCAATGCTGTGTCCAGCTGCAAGATGACGCTTCATAGTAAACAAAGTCCTTTTATGACAAGCCGAGCTCATTAAATCTTCCAgtcagaaagtgaaagagaaaaatgacCTGATGATTATGTGAAATATctagtaaaattaaaaaaacaagacaaaaaaaaaaaactttactcTAACTTAAAGTTAGAGTAtgatttttgattttcattcattttcactgatttttttaatcctattttaatatgtttgttaATATTCAAAAATTACacggttgtttttttttgctataaGTGAAATAATGAGCCATCTCACAGCACAGGCAAATCAACAAAAGATATCCAACTTTAGCTTTATTTATAGTAAACAGGCTTTCAGTCTGGTATTTATTTTGTAGACGTGACCTTCTGGCTGCCATCATCAGCATTTTTATGTATGAGAGCAATGGTTATCACACAGATATGATGTGTCGCAATTATATCTCAGCTTCTACTGGCTCATAGGGAAAGTGGGAGGATTGGACATAATTGTGCAATGATAGTTTTATTGCGCAGCTTGGCACAAGCGGTCCATACCTTTGCAGTTCAATGAAGTGGCGCAATATTATCTTAAGAAATTATTTTGCAGAGTCAGTGGTTATGTGTCGTGGACTCTCAAGGGGTTCCTGTACCCTACTTTGAGAGCAGTGGGATAAAGTGACCTGGTCGAAGCAGGTCAAGCTGTTGAGAAAGTGGGTGGTCCGATAAGAGGGGACAGGGTAAATAAGAGGGGCAAAATCCCTGAGAGACTTTGTAAACAGTAAAGGATTTAAAGGGTGAAAGCAACTGGAGATAGACATGATCATACAGAGGTCATAACTATTTACAGTTAACAAGGATGAACAGAGATACCTCTAACTTTAGATCACAATGGCTTAGACACAAAAAGCTCAAAGAAATATGCCTTTTAATGTGTTTGCGTATTAGTGTCGTTCTTATTGCCATTTTAGTGGCAATTTTtcatgctgctttttttttttttttttgcatctgccACAGGAAGATGACATCTTTATCCTTAATCCTgcctacaaagctctgatttGTTGGGTCTTTTTACCAAATAGGGGAAACAGTAGACAATGAGCGCCAGGCCTGTTTGAATTGTTTAAAAACAAGGCCACAGTAATCCATCTGCAAAGTTGTCACCACAGTGTGGTAAAGACAGGAGACGTATGAATAATGACGACCGATTATTATGACGTATACGGTACATAGATAATAGAATGCTATGTACAGCTCAAATTATGAGTACCGGTCCCTTTCTGACAGCTTTTACCCATCAGTTGATCAATGCCAGCTGGATGAAGTTGTaattaaatataactaaaaGTCTGATACAATTAAAATGGTGACaatgctgtaaaaataaactgattctgacaggatgtgatgtcacccaGTACTTCACTCTTTGGCAACGCAGACTCgcacaagacacaaacaaacacagaggagacaTCAAAGCGATGAAAACAACACAGTTGAGACCTTCAGCCAGCCACTCACCGCCTCCTCATGTTCCTTCCAACAGTCATagtctgttgccatggcgatgcTGGCATAGCACAAGCCTGCCTCCTTGGCGAGGACCACCTCGGGCACGGTGGTCATATTGATGACGTCAGCACCCCACTGGCGGAACATCAGACTCTCCGCCCGCGACGAAAAGCGAGGCCCCTCGATGGACAGCATAGTCCCTCTCACATGGCACTTGACCCCCAGGCTCCGTGCCACCTCCACCAAAACCTGCATCGAGATAAGAGAGTCTGTAACTGTCCACGTGAAAACCACTGGGAGAAGAAGTGACAACTTTTCACCtggttttaaacaaatattcagCTCATCCCCTGAACTGTTCCCACTTCCTGCTATGCCGTGCGGTATCAGTTGAACCGTGTGCCGTTTCGGTGAACTGCAGATAAGCAACAGCTGCCCTTGACCCTATATGGCTTTTTTGGCACAATAATATTTCCTGACATGACAAGCgtcattttcaaaataaacaaactataaGTCCTTACTGTTGGTCTTATGAACTGCAATCTAACTGTTggtatttgttaaaaaaaaatatgttttaataattaGCAATATTATGGCAGTGATAGAAGTGATAAAAAATGCCATAGAAAGGAAAACTAgcttaaaaaagaaatatatataaaaatataagaaataagTTTTATAGCATTTGTGTATGGGTTTTAAAAGATTAAAGTTAGTTGCTTGCTAGAAAGAGAAAATTTTGAACAgtaactaaaattaaaaaaaaaaaaaaacaaaactacaaactaaCTTCTCTTGAATATGAGCTCTGAGCAACACAAACATTTGATCACACTATTTTTCACGGGCTCAAGTAAATATGATAACTAACATAAGAACAATGCTTTACTACTGAGGTGTATTTCTTTAGTGTCTACAAGATGTGATTCATCTGTCAGGGAGTGAGTAGCGAGCCGTCTGACTCAGTGTTTTCGTGTTCACAGGCTGTGTGAACTGTGCAACTcacatgctgctttttttttttcctctccacctCTCCACTATCTTCACACTCCTCGTCTATTTTTGTCGGCTACCTCATGTCGTTGAAAAGTGGAATATATTTTGACTTGTGATTGTTATATAAATGCGGTATTTACACCTAATTAAAATGTGCGACTGTGACACACATCCAGTGGGCGTTTGGGGTTATATAGAACATTTATAAAGTTAAGTAGTTTCACTTTAATATTGTTCAACAAGTAATTGTGATCAGACTCACCTCTCTGGTTCTGTTGCAGAACGGCTCAGCCATGGGGATGTGACTCACACCTGGAGGACTGGTGTGCCGCCCGTCGTACAGCGTCTGAGCCCTCTTGGTAGTCctgacaaaatggaaaaaaattaaCATAACACAGGCAAATGAGGAATGCAACTGTTAGATTCAGCTGCTGCAAATTCACCTAATCCACGTTAATCAAATACGTTTTGCAAATCTCGAACTTATAACTTATAACTctaatttattaaatcaataACAGATTTGTTCCAGATGggcaacaggaaaaacaaatgaaaatgaaagctgAAAAACGGAAAcggaaaagacagaaaatagacTGAGTGGACAAAACTATTCTAGGAAACCCTGTCAACATGAATACTTAATGATACGAGCCAAGCAGCAAAGTAAAAATTATTTATGTCACGACCATAATCTAAATGTCAATTTGCCTGATAGAAATCCTCTGACGCAGCCACGGTTTTAGTGACATATTTTAGTGACTGTGTGCTTAAAACATAGGTTGAGTCTATTCTATTTAAAGTGTTATGAACAGTGCTTTCACAATTATCAGGGCTATAAAAGAACCAGCAGTGAACAGAAGCATTATGGTCTCTAGCACCACGCCAGCAGCTGTCCGCTTTGCAGCTCTGCTGAGTCAGTGGAGTTCCACCAGGCGTAGCGTCAGCCTGCTTACTGCCGGCTCTTCACGGAGACGAGTCAGGAGCAAGAAACTGACTCACTCGGTCCAGTGTCCAGGGGGCATCAATGTCATCTGTTTCCCATTAGCCTCTAAACTTGTTCTGTAAATACTGAATTCTATCCGAGTGTTCGGTTATACCAAGGTACATTCATCATTATGtaatagattaatcaagaaGATATGTCTTATTAGTGTTCTATTTCATAGCATaacttttcttccattttcctATGGATAGCCAAGTCACAACACAATTACATCCAAAATATGAACGTAACAACTTACAGTAATCTTTTAAGTTGATGCCCAACCCTATCTCTTACTCATAACCCTGGCATCTGAAGACTTAAGTAAATACTTAAGTAGGTTCAGCCAGCTGCAGCTCCGCCCTGCTGAAGATAAATACCAGTAGTGTGTGAGACAAACTGTGAGCCGAGCACAATGCTTGTTTATGCTAGAGAAATTGAGTTAACTGGGCCCGGCGTTTCATTAGCAATGTAATTTCTCAATCACTGTTGCAGAGAATGTTTTCCTCCATCCATAATTATCAGATATTTAAATTATTCCTGAAATGCAAAGGTTATGTGCTATGGACAACTATGCATTAGATATAGTGAAAACCTCAAACATCAGGTCTCAGCTAGTCTTTCAATATCTGCAAGCTTCAGGAAATAACTGATTTGATTTTACTACAAATTATAGCTATAAATACTACTACAGCTtataaaaatacaagaatatGTTGTGAAAGTATCTGAAGTTTTTccttaatattatataataactTCTATTTATTGATATGTTTTTGAATAGACAGTGACATAAAACAGATCAActtaatgtctttgtttttgaaatgccACTTGGCCAGTATGAAGAAATTCAGTACTCtcattaaatgtcaaaaacaaactTAAGTACAGActgaagtgaaaatgaaaacaagagaaTCTAAATCAAAGGTCAAACGTGGAGGATTTGGAACCTCGGtgcaaaaaaacagttttatgcTTGTGTGAGACAGTAAAGCTGACACTTACTTATAAGGCAGCAAAGTGTTTGGTTTGGAGGagccatgaaaaaaaaaaaaaaaaaaaaactaagcaGAGGTGATGACATAACAATTGTGGCATCAATAAAGTCAAGCCTTCAGAAACACACTGTCACATGCTGCAGGACAAGTCTGAACAAGTCCCAACAAGCAACTTCCTCATTTCTGATAAACAGATCTTGTCTGTGCTTGATGCTGGTAGCTCTGCTATTCATCGCGTTTCAGCAAAATGGACGGAGCAGAGCCGCAAACAACGTGACGCGGTCGTATATGTATGCAGGGAAACACACTGACACGACTGTGGCGAGGCAGTTTACTACTTATCTTAATTTAACCGGCTGTATTACAATTCATTGGacacaaataagcatatttaaACAGCACCTCTCTCTGCACATATTGAGTTATTTAATGGAATTTGTGCAACTCAGCTAACCATACGTTCCTAAAAGGGTCATGTTCCTTGTATGCTACACATAAAGTAGATTTGTACAGCCAGTGCTCTCTAAAAAGTATGTTAACAGTGGAGttgaatgtgtattttttgctATTAATTTTAAAGGTGTTTGGATTTGAAATCAAAAGATGAGTGTGAAATAAAAAGGAGCAATCATCATCTTTCATTTAATGGTCTTCACATACAGAGAAATGGCTATGCTGTGCTGACTGCTTCCACTTTCAGGCGTGCAAAAAAATAAGTTAACAGCAGATGTATGTGTGAAAATCGCCCACATGCTTCTTTTTGCATGGATTTGTTCGCACATAAATGGAAGTGGTTTGCAATTGGTGTCAGAAGGCAAAACCCGACATACTACGACAGAGAGAACAGTTCATCTgtaagaagagaaaacaaaaacagtcattgAGAAGCATAACCACAAAAAGAGGGTAAAGAGTACAGCAGTGTGTGCAGAGTTCTGAAGAAAAAGGACACCGCTGGtgaatttcaaaataaacacagaatagGTCGCCCACGGAAAACTGTTGCTGctgatgacagaaaaatgtgatgtgcTGTGAAGAAGAACCCCGAAACAACAGTCAGTGACATCACCGCCGGTGTAGAGAGCGCAGGTATGAAAGTATCACAATCCATAGAAGACTTCCGCAGCAGAATTACAGAGGCTATACTACAAGATGAAAAACCTCTTATCAGCAGCAAAAATCGAAAGGCTAGATTGGAATTTCGCCAAAATATACCAAGACGAGCCAGAAAGGCTCTGGAGCAAAGTTTTATGGACAAATGAGACCAAAATTAACCAAAGTGATGGAAAGTGTTGAGAAAGACAGGAAAGGCCCATGATCCAAAACATTCCACTTCATCAAACATAGAGGAGGTAATGTCATGGCCTGTAACAGATGAtgacagcagcaggatgaaTTCAGAAGTGTACAGACAAATATTGTCTGGCTATGTAGAAGGAAATTCCTCCAATCTAATTGGCCAGACTTTCATCCTGCAACATGACAATGACCTCAAACACACCGCCCATGCGACCAA
The DNA window shown above is from Thunnus maccoyii chromosome 2, fThuMac1.1, whole genome shotgun sequence and carries:
- the LOC121887334 gene encoding S-methyl-5'-thioadenosine phosphorylase; the encoded protein is MASTTPIKIGIIGGSGLDDPDILEGRTERYVDTPYGKPSDALILGKIKNVECVLLARHGRQHTIMPSNVNYQANIWALKEEGCTHLLVTTACGSLREEIQPGDIVIIDQFIDRTTKRAQTLYDGRHTSPPGVSHIPMAEPFCNRTREVLVEVARSLGVKCHVRGTMLSIEGPRFSSRAESLMFRQWGADVINMTTVPEVVLAKEAGLCYASIAMATDYDCWKEHEEAVCVDNVMKTMKENANKASSILLTAIPQISQMDWAQTIKTLKSMAQSSVMLPKH